The Cognaticolwellia beringensis genome segment CCACTTTTGCTCAAGCTATTGCAGATTTAGAGCAAGGTGCTTTAGGCATTGTTACCAGCACGGGTATGTCAGCAGTGCATCTTATTTGCCAATTACTGAGTCCTACAGATACGATTGTTATTCCGCATGACTGTTACGGCGGCAGCTTTCGCTTATTTACCCATTTGGCAAAACGCGAACTGTTTAATTTAGTGGTGGTAGACCAAAATGATCAAGCGGCCTTAACACAAGCATTGGCGAAGAAACCAAAATTAGTTTTAATTGAATCGCCGAGCAACCCTTTACTGAGATTAGTCGATATAGCGTCTGTAACTGAACAGGCCCATAACGTGGGTGCATTAGTTGCAGTTGATAACACCTTTATGTCACCCGTTTTACAGCAGCCACTTTTATTGGGTGCTGATATCGTTTTTCATTCTACAACTAAATACATTAATGGACATAGCGATGTGGTTGGCGGAGTTTTAGTGACCAAAGAGCAAGCGCTAGGTGAAGAACTGGCTTGGTGGGCAAACTGTATTGGCATTACAGGTTCAGCGTTTGATAGTTTCCTAGCTCTACGTGGTCTAAAAACATTGCCTATCAGAATGAAGCAGCATCAAGAAAATGCCAATGCGGTCGCCGCATTTTTACAGCAACATTCGGCAGTTGAACAAGTTTATTTTCCAGGCTTAGCGGATCACCCACAACATGCCTTAGCTAAAAAACAGCAACATGACTTTGGTGCCATGATGAGCTTTGAACTTAAAGGTGGCGTTGAAGCCGTTAAAGTTTTGTTCGATAAACTGGAATTTTTTACTTTGGCACAATCATTAGGTGGCGTTGAAAGCTTGATCAGTCATCCATCAACCATGACCCATGCCGGTATGGAAATTAAAGCTCAATTGGCTGCCGGTATTACCCAGTCATTAGTACGAATTTCAGTAGGTATTGAAGATATAGATGACATGCTTGCAGACCTTTCTCAAGCGCTTGATGCAAGCCAACTGTAGTTCAGTTTGATGTGGTGCTTAGTCTTACTTATTCGCAATAAGCAGACTAAGCACAAAGTAAATTTTTAAATTGGGCAGATAAATACAGTGGCCCTTGGTATTAAAATGATTGATTCAAATACAGCGGTAACGCTCAGCCCTTCAAAAAATAAATTGGTCAAAATTGGCTGCAATGTTCATAAGTTTGGTGGTAGTAGTTTAGCGACTAGTGCTTGCATTGAACGTGTGGTTGAAATTATTCGTCAGCATTGCCAGCTAAATGACATTATTGTGGTGTCTGCCAATGGTAATACGACTGATGCATTATTTAAACTATATCAAATTTCTGTTGAACTCCAGGAAGTTACTTTACTTAACCCTGAACAAGCAAGATCGGCAAAAGAAGCAAAGACCTTACACCGGCAATTACTTGAGACTATTACAACACTTGAGACTGCACAGGCCTTATTGATTGATGAGCTATTAAATGCCAGTAGCGCCGCGAGACTAAAATCTTTACTGAGCGACAACATAGCCCAACTTTCAGCAAACTTACTTAGTGATCCCGTTAGTTATGAAAATGACCTATTAGCGTTTGGTGATTTTTGGTCAGCACGTTTGTTATCGGCAGTATTGAGTGAAAGTGTTTGTCCTAGCTATATGTTAGATGCGAGAGAGTTTCTGTTACTAAAAGATGAAAAAAATTGCGCTATTGACTATAGCGAGAGCGAAAAAGGTTTTTCTCAGCGTCGACAACAAGACAAACTGGTCATAGTTACTGGTTATATTGCGCGTAATAAACAACAGCAAACTTGTACTTTGGGGCGGAACGGTAGTGATTATTCCGCAACTATAATGGCGGCATTGTCAGGCGCGCGTAACGTAACGCTTTGGACCGATGTTGATGGTATTTATAGTGCAGACCCTCGTGTTGTTCCGTCAGCGAGAAAGTTGCACCGCCTACCGAATGCGGTTGCCAATGAACTTGGCCGCTTAGGTAATCCTGTACTGCACGCAAAAACCTTGCAGCCATTAACCAACCATAATACCCATTTACATGTTGCCAGCAGCTTTGCCCCCGATATTAGCGGTAGTGAGATAGGCAAGTTTGGCCAAATAGCAAAACAAGAACTGTCAGTCACCAGTTTAAACGATTTAATATTAGCAAAATCAACCAGCTTCTTCGCTAAATCTGGAGAATTAGCGGTCAGTGAGTTTGCACCGATTTGTTATAATCTTGACGAAGGCTACATAGTCGTAACGCAGGAGCAGCAAAAGTCGGTTAGCCAATGGCTAGCAAGCCATGACACTGAAGTTACTTTTAAGCCTGTAGCGATTATTGCCATTGTGGGTCACGGTGTCGCCAAACAAGGTGACATGCGCGCGAGGTTTAAAAGGGCGCTTAAGCATCAGCAAACCTTACATTTTCTACATTCTTTTAATGAACATAGTTATATTGCTATTTTGCCTGAGCTTTGCTCGAGTGAAGTACTGAACAATGTGCACGCTGATATGACCAAAGACGCCAAAAACATTGCCCTTGTCGTCGCAGGTTTAGGTAACATTGGTCAACGATTCTTAACCATGTTACCAAAGCAAATTGCACGTGTTTCAGGCTTAGAAAATGTGCATTTGGTTGGTTTAGTCGGTGCTAGCAAAGCGTTAATTAATACCGATGGCATAGATGTAGCCAATGCGCTGGAACATTATCAACAACAAGCTCAACAATATGACAGTGAACAGCTGTTAGCTTGGTTAACAAGTCATCCTTATGATGAATTGATTATTGTTGATATCACACCCAGTGAAGCCTTTAGCCATTTGTATCAAGAGTTTTTTGCTCGTGGTATACACGTTATTGGCGCGAACAAATGGGCAGCCTCTTCAAGCACAGAAAACTATCAACAACTGATCTCCACAGCCGAAAAAAATAAGAGTATCTGGCTTGGTAATACTACGGTTGGTGCGGGCTTACCTATTAATTCAACGATTAAAGAGTTATTGAATAGTGGCGATCAAATATCGGAAATTTCTGGCATATTTTCTGGTACGTTATCGTGGTTATTTCAGTATTACGATGGCGTAACACCATTTTCGGCACTGCTAAGTGATGCTTTATCGCAAGGGATCACAGAGCCAGATCCACGAGAAGATTTATCAGGTAGAGATGTACAGCGTAAGCTATTAATACTCGCTCGTTGTGCTGGCTTTGAGTTATCGTTAGCAGACATTGACTGTCAAAGCTTAGTACCAGTGGCCTTACGTGATATCTCGTTAGCAGAATTTCTTGAACGAACGTCAGAGCTTGATGAAATGTTTTTATCACGCTTAAAGCAGGCGCAAGATAAAACTTGTGTTATTCGTTATGTAGCCAGGTTTATAAGTGAAAATGATCAGGTGACAGCGAAAGTGAGCTTAGAAGAATTAAGTGAAAATGATGCCTTTGCACAGTTAACGCCTTGCGATAACGTCTTTCAAATTAAAAGTGATTGGTATCAAGATAATGCGTTGATTATTCGTGGTCCGGGCGCAGGGCGTGATGTAACTGCGGGTGGAATTCATGCTGATTTGGTCACTATTTGTCAGCAGTTAAATCATCGTCATCAGCAAGTTAAAATCAAAGGATTAAATTAAACTGGCTGATAAACATCGTAGATAAATTTACGAGCTTACGGGGTAAGTAATAATAAAGAGTTGATGGGTATATTAAAACTATCAACTCTTTATTATTCAATATTTTGTCAGCGGTCAGTCGCTATATCTTAAAAAGATTTACCAATGCTAAATACCAAGTTTTCGTCACTTTGGGCACCAGATAACTCTTTTGAGTTAGCGACAATGGCGATACCAACATCGAAACCTGAAACTTCTGTTCCGTAGCCTAATTCTAGGTAATCACCGTCAAAATCTTTACCCCAAGTACCATAAAGGGCATAAAAACCTTCATGTTCAACTTTAGCTGTGAAGAAATCATAGTCTTGGTCAGCACCAGATTCTACTTCCCACTCACCAACGTTATAAGTCACTGAAAACATTCCGTAGCTTAAACCTAAGTTTACTTCATTATAAGAAGTGTCAAAGTCACCGGTGTATTGGTAACTAGTAAAACCAACGTTATAGCCTAAACCACTGTCAAGTTCGCCATTGTAACCGCCATATATATCGACTTCTAAACCGGCTTGCACGTCAGCTCCCCATGCACCAATATAAAAACCACTATTTTCATAATCAACACCAGCACTTGCGGAAGCTGTATCTGTTTGTACTACGCCACGGAAGATATATTGTGATACCACGCCAACATTAGCACTTAAGCCTTCTATGCCAGTCGCAGATGCAGAAGTTGAAGCACATGCAGAAGCTGCTAGGAGCATCGAAATTGATAGAGAGATAATTGTTTTTTTCATGTTTTAGTCCACTAAGTTTTTATAATTGTTGTAGCTAATGCAAAGACAATGCCTGTATGAGATATTTTAAAATAAATAATATTATATCAACAGCTTATGGTTTTTATTACTTTGTTTTAGCTTAAAGAGAATAGAACGTTTGTGTTTAAATGGTGCAAATACAGTGGCCTATGTTCAAATAAAGTGCACCGTTTGTGGTGAGTAATTAAATACGTTGATGGAAGATTTAGGTAAAAGGCTAAAGTTTAAACTTTATCTTGCAAGGCATATCACATTTAATATCTACTTTTGTAGCTGATCTCAGTCGCAAAATTTGTACAATTAAGTTAAAGTAGCGCAAATTTTATCGAGGGTATCACTATGTCTGATTTTTTAATTGCTCCATCAATTTTATCTGCAGACTTCGCTCGTTTGGGCGAAGAAGTTGCAAATGTACTTAGCGCTGGCGCTGATGTTATTCATTTTGATGTCATGGACAACCACTTTGTGCCAAATCTTACCTTTGGTTCTATGATCTGTAAGTCATTGCGAGATTACGGTATTACTGCACCTATTGACGTGCATTTGATGGTCAAACCTGTTGATAGCCTTATTCCAGACTTTGCGAAAGCAGGCGCTGATATTATTACTTTTCATCCTGAAGCCAGCGACCATATTGATAGAACCTTACAGCTAATTAAAGATCACGGTTGTAAAGCTGGTTTAGTGTTAAACCCAGCAACACCGCTACATGTTTTAGATTTTGTAATGGATAAGCTCGATGTTATTTTGTTAATGTCAGTGAATCCGGGCTTTGGCGGACAATCTTTTATACCAACGACTTTGGATAAACTACGTTTAGTGCGTGAAAAAATTGATGCCAGTGGTTTCGACATTCGCCTACAAGTAGATGGCGGCGTTAAAGCTGACAATATCGCAGAAATTGCTGCTGCCGGTGCAGACATGTTTGTCGCAGGCTCGGCTATATTTTCAAAGCCAGATTACAAAATTGCCATTGATGAAATGCGTACAGCACTATCGACTGTAAAAAAATAACATAATTAACCATATTAAAATTAGAAAATTTGAAGGATAACAAATGAGTAAACCTATTGTATTAAGTGGCTGCCAGCCATCAGGTGAGTTAACTATTGGTAATTACCTTGGTGCGTTAAAGCAATGGGTAAGCATGCAAGATAGCCATGAGTGTTATTACATGTTGGTAGATCAGCATGCTATTACCGTTCGTCCTGATCCTGAAGCGTTACGAAAGGCAACGTTAGACGGTTTAGCCTTGTATTTAGCCTGTGGTGTTGACCCAGAAAAAAGTACTATTTTTATTCAGTCGCATGTACCAGAGCACGCGCAACTGAGCTGGGTACTCAATTGCTACACGCAAATGGGGGAGCTTAACCGTATGACACAATACAAAGATAAGTCATCAAAGTCTGAAGCGAATATGAATTCAGGTTTGTTTACCTACCCAGTGTTAATGGCCGCTGATATTTTATTGTACGGCGCAAATAAAGTGCCCGTTGGCGATGACCAAAAGCAACATTTAGAATTAGCGCGCGATATAGCCACGCGTTTTAATAACCTACACGGTGAAACGTTTAAAGTGCCAGAGCCTTATATTCCAGAGTTTGGTGCCCGTGTAATGAGTTTATTAGAGCCAACGAAAAAAATGTCAAAATCTGATACTAACCCGGGTAACTTTATCGGTTTATTAGAAGATACCAAGAAAATAACGAAAAAAATTAAACGTGCGGTAACTGACTCTGACGAGCAAGCGAATATCTATTTTGATATTGCTGAAAAACCAGGGGTGTCAAACTTGTTATCACTTTTATCTTGTACAACGGGTAAAACGGTTGAAGAACTTGTACCTGAATATGAAGATAAAATGTATGGTCACTTAAAAGGTGATGTTGCTGAAGCGGTAGTTGCTTTACTCGCGCCAATTCAAGAGCGCTATCACCAGTTCCGTAACGACCAAGCTTATTTAGATGAAGTTATGCGTAAGGGGGCTGACAAAGCTTCTGCACGAGCCAGTAAGTTGCTTGCTGAGGTTTATCAAGCGGTTGGTTTTATCGCTAAACCTTAACAACGACAGTATCGTCACAAGTTGAAATAAAAAAGCCTGAATTTATTCAGGCTTTTTTATTTCAGGCAGTTGATACAGAATAGCGGTTTTAAAAACCTTATTTTAAATACCTTATTTTAAATACATGGCAAAGTGCAATATATCGTTATTCTTTACTCTCTGCTTCTGCGCTTTTGGTGGCTTTTGCAAATAACTTACTCGCGTCACTTACAAATGTCTCAACATCGCTACTTGGCGCGAATATGAAAGCCGGCGACATTATAGTGGTGTCGAACTGTGGACGCGGATTAAAGTCCGGTTGCTTACTCATTTGTATTATAAAACTGCCACCGAACAATAAGAGTATTAGGCATGAGGCGACAACATTTCTTCGACGTAAGGTCATGTGGAAACCGACATAGCAATTGAGCCAAAATAACCCAAAAGCCAGTAGCAAAGGAATAATGGATAACAACCAGAGCATTGAAAAGTTGCTTGAAGTATTAAAGTGGACAATATTTTCAAAAATATCACTAAGCCACATTAAATTGAAGAAAATAAAACAAATGCCCATTTGGGTCCAAAAACGCGCATCGTGTTTAGTTAAATGTGACACTAAAGCGATACCAGCAGGCCACAAGACAAAGCCTAATGTTAAACCGATAGTTGGCACTAACATCTGAGTTAACGTCACTTCGTTGGCATTGTTTAAATTAATTATCCAACCACCGATTAAGGCGAATAAGGTCATGCTAAGTGCGAGTACAGCAGGATGACGGGCTAAATTAATTAAGCTTTCGAAGGGGCTAATAGCGATACTTTCTTCAA includes the following:
- the metB gene encoding cystathionine gamma-synthase — its product is MSEKKFATTAVRAGINSDQQHGAVIPAIHLSSTYALKGFNEKRQFDYSRTGNPTRATFAQAIADLEQGALGIVTSTGMSAVHLICQLLSPTDTIVIPHDCYGGSFRLFTHLAKRELFNLVVVDQNDQAALTQALAKKPKLVLIESPSNPLLRLVDIASVTEQAHNVGALVAVDNTFMSPVLQQPLLLGADIVFHSTTKYINGHSDVVGGVLVTKEQALGEELAWWANCIGITGSAFDSFLALRGLKTLPIRMKQHQENANAVAAFLQQHSAVEQVYFPGLADHPQHALAKKQQHDFGAMMSFELKGGVEAVKVLFDKLEFFTLAQSLGGVESLISHPSTMTHAGMEIKAQLAAGITQSLVRISVGIEDIDDMLADLSQALDASQL
- the metL gene encoding bifunctional aspartate kinase/homoserine dehydrogenase II — protein: MIDSNTAVTLSPSKNKLVKIGCNVHKFGGSSLATSACIERVVEIIRQHCQLNDIIVVSANGNTTDALFKLYQISVELQEVTLLNPEQARSAKEAKTLHRQLLETITTLETAQALLIDELLNASSAARLKSLLSDNIAQLSANLLSDPVSYENDLLAFGDFWSARLLSAVLSESVCPSYMLDAREFLLLKDEKNCAIDYSESEKGFSQRRQQDKLVIVTGYIARNKQQQTCTLGRNGSDYSATIMAALSGARNVTLWTDVDGIYSADPRVVPSARKLHRLPNAVANELGRLGNPVLHAKTLQPLTNHNTHLHVASSFAPDISGSEIGKFGQIAKQELSVTSLNDLILAKSTSFFAKSGELAVSEFAPICYNLDEGYIVVTQEQQKSVSQWLASHDTEVTFKPVAIIAIVGHGVAKQGDMRARFKRALKHQQTLHFLHSFNEHSYIAILPELCSSEVLNNVHADMTKDAKNIALVVAGLGNIGQRFLTMLPKQIARVSGLENVHLVGLVGASKALINTDGIDVANALEHYQQQAQQYDSEQLLAWLTSHPYDELIIVDITPSEAFSHLYQEFFARGIHVIGANKWAASSSTENYQQLISTAEKNKSIWLGNTTVGAGLPINSTIKELLNSGDQISEISGIFSGTLSWLFQYYDGVTPFSALLSDALSQGITEPDPREDLSGRDVQRKLLILARCAGFELSLADIDCQSLVPVALRDISLAEFLERTSELDEMFLSRLKQAQDKTCVIRYVARFISENDQVTAKVSLEELSENDAFAQLTPCDNVFQIKSDWYQDNALIIRGPGAGRDVTAGGIHADLVTICQQLNHRHQQVKIKGLN
- a CDS encoding TorF family putative porin; translated protein: MKKTIISLSISMLLAASACASTSASATGIEGLSANVGVVSQYIFRGVVQTDTASASAGVDYENSGFYIGAWGADVQAGLEVDIYGGYNGELDSGLGYNVGFTSYQYTGDFDTSYNEVNLGLSYGMFSVTYNVGEWEVESGADQDYDFFTAKVEHEGFYALYGTWGKDFDGDYLELGYGTEVSGFDVGIAIVANSKELSGAQSDENLVFSIGKSF
- the rpe gene encoding ribulose-phosphate 3-epimerase, with translation MSDFLIAPSILSADFARLGEEVANVLSAGADVIHFDVMDNHFVPNLTFGSMICKSLRDYGITAPIDVHLMVKPVDSLIPDFAKAGADIITFHPEASDHIDRTLQLIKDHGCKAGLVLNPATPLHVLDFVMDKLDVILLMSVNPGFGGQSFIPTTLDKLRLVREKIDASGFDIRLQVDGGVKADNIAEIAAAGADMFVAGSAIFSKPDYKIAIDEMRTALSTVKK
- the trpS gene encoding tryptophan--tRNA ligase, whose translation is MSKPIVLSGCQPSGELTIGNYLGALKQWVSMQDSHECYYMLVDQHAITVRPDPEALRKATLDGLALYLACGVDPEKSTIFIQSHVPEHAQLSWVLNCYTQMGELNRMTQYKDKSSKSEANMNSGLFTYPVLMAADILLYGANKVPVGDDQKQHLELARDIATRFNNLHGETFKVPEPYIPEFGARVMSLLEPTKKMSKSDTNPGNFIGLLEDTKKITKKIKRAVTDSDEQANIYFDIAEKPGVSNLLSLLSCTTGKTVEELVPEYEDKMYGHLKGDVAEAVVALLAPIQERYHQFRNDQAYLDEVMRKGADKASARASKLLAEVYQAVGFIAKP
- a CDS encoding FHA domain-containing protein, with translation MEIIIEEISHGHKLLGRHKFTTNNISIGRGYDNDIIISDPHVCADHLQLHFNGEHWLVNDQGSINGSYLEGSKENAIEHQVRSGDIVTIGKSQVRFVFPNHPVEESIAISPFESLINLARHPAVLALSMTLFALIGGWIINLNNANEVTLTQMLVPTIGLTLGFVLWPAGIALVSHLTKHDARFWTQMGICFIFFNLMWLSDIFENIVHFNTSSNFSMLWLLSIIPLLLAFGLFWLNCYVGFHMTLRRRNVVASCLILLLFGGSFIIQMSKQPDFNPRPQFDTTIMSPAFIFAPSSDVETFVSDASKLFAKATKSAEAESKE